AAGAAAAGAAACGGGGCATAACCATTGAACTGGGTTTTGCCCATCTGGACCTTCCCGATGGACAGTCCCTGGGGATTATTGATGTTCCCGGCCATGAGCGTTTTATTAAAAACATGGTTGCCGGTGTTGCCGGTATCGACCTGGTAGCGCTGGTGATTGCCGCCGATGAAGGGGTAATGCCCCAGACCCGTGAGCATCTTGATATCTGTCGTTTGCTGGGGGTGCGGCAGGGGCTGGTGATCATGACCAAAATGGATATGGTCGATGATGAATGGCGGGAACTGGTTATGGATGATATCAGAAAGTATCTGCATGGAACTTTTCTGGAAGAACTTCCCATCATGCCGGTTTCCGCTGTTACCGGTGAAGGTATTGAAGATTTATTGCAGGAATTGATGCGGCTGGCGGCCGAAACTGCTGCCCGGCCGCTTGCCGGCCCTTTTCGCTTGCCCATTGATCGGGCTTTTGTGATGAAAGGTTTTGGCTCGGTGGTAACCGGGACTACTCTGTCCGGTTCGGTTAATGTTGGTGACCAGGTGGAATTGCTGCCGGTCGGCCTGGCCAGCCGGGTCCGTGGTATTCAAACCTATGACAGCATCAGAGAAACCGCGGCGGCTGGTGAACGGACGGCTGTCAATCTGCAGGGTCTGGAGAAATCGCAGATCGTCCGGGGAGAAATTCTGGTTCATCCTGGTACCGTGCAGACAACATCCATGATTGATATGTATTACAGTCATCTGCCAGGGGCGTCCAATCCCCTGAAACCTCGAAGCAAAATGATGGTCCATGCCGGTAGTGCCGCTATTATGGCCACGGTGGTGGTGCTTTCCGGTGAAGGCATTAACCCGGGTGAATCAGATTATGTTCAGATCCGGCTTGATTCTCCCACAGTGGTTATGTATGGCGACCGTTTGGTTCTGCGAAGTTTTGCCTGGCAGGAAACCATGGGTGGCGGTCAGGTTTTGGACCCGCATCCCCGCAAACATCGCCTGAAAGAATTTCCCGGCTTGCTGCCGTCATTGGAAATATTACGTCAGGGCGATATTTTGCCGGTGATTGAAGTTCTGATCGACAACCACGGTCTTCAGGGATTAAATGCCCGAGAAATTGCCGGGATGGTCAGTCTTTCTAATAAACGTTTGCGACAGGTTCTTGATGAGCTGTCTGCCACCGGCAAAGTGGTTCGCTATGATGTCGAACGTCGGGCTTATATCAGCGGCAAGCGATTTCGGGAACTTCAGGACAAACTGCTGGAACTGGTTGCCGCCTATCATCAACAGTTTCCGGTGAAGTTGGGGATTTTCAAGGAAGAGTTGAAGTCCCGGCTGCAACTTAAATCCCTGCTGTTTGCCAATGTGTTACAACGAACAATTAAGGACCAGCGCCTGGTGCTGGAAAAAGATATTATCCGGTTTCCCGATCACCAGATTCGCCTGGAGGCGGATGAGAAAGCGTTGAAGGGAAATGTCCTGCGTATTTACCGTCAGGCCGGCCTGCAGTTTCCGGATTTTCGTGATTTGATCAGTGAGCTTAAAGTAACCGAAGCCGAGGTCAGGACCATGGTCCGCCTGCTGGAGAAGGAAGGTGAGCTGATCCGGGTCAGGGAAGGAATTTATATCCCCAGTGGAGATTATGAACAGTTGAAAAAGAAAGTGATCAGTTACCTTGAAAGCCATGGGGAATTGACCACCCTGAAATTTAAGGAAATGGTCGGTTTGACGCGAAAATATATCATTCCGCTGATTGAATGCCTGGATATGTATAAAGTGACCCAGCGTCAGGGTGATATCCGGGTGTTGTTGAAATGAGGGAACAAAAAACCTTTAAACTTGACATAATAGAGCAAAGTAATTATTGTTATTACAAAGAGGTCCCGGTAAAATGTAAGGAGAATTATTTATGGAAAATCAGTTGCGTACAAGAGATGTTAAGCTGATTCCGATTGGGAATTCCAAAGGAGTCCGTATACCCAAGATGCTCCTGCAAAAATATGGTTTCAGCAATCATCTTTTGCTTGAAGAAACAGAGAGGGGCTTGCTTTTGAGGAGTAAAAAAGAGAGAAAACTTTCCTGGGAAGATACTTTTAAAGCTATGGCTGATGAAAAAGAAGATTGGGTTGATTTTGATCCAACTCTTCTTGATGGTCTCGAGGATGAAGATTTTGAATATTAAAAGGTATGAAATATACTATGCCGATCTTAACCCGACAATAGGGAGCGAAATAAAAAAGATACGCCCGGTTGTCATAATCAGTCAGAACGAAATGAACAAATATCTGGAAACCGTTGTCATATGCCCTTTAACCTCAAAACTGCATCCCCAATGGAGAGCCAGGTTTCAGCTTAAATGTGCCGGTAAACCGGCGGAGATCGCAGTCGACCAAATTCGGACGATAAGTAAGCAAAGGTTGAGAAAAAAGATCGATACACTGTCAAATATATCAGCGGCACAACTCCGCAAGCTCATTACCGACATGTATGGTGAGTAGTTAACCCGCCTGATCGGGAAACATATACCGATGGTGTGGGAGTAAATTCTAATCTTAAATCAGTGAAAGGAGGTAATTATGACTGATCCACTGCATGGTAACCGGGTTCGTGGTTTTATTATCCGCTGGGTGGTGAATGCCCTGGCGCTGTTGGTGGCGGCCTGGATATTGAAAGGGATTGTGATCGGTAGTTATCTTTCCCTGTTTGTGGCCGCTTTTGTCATTGGTCTGCTGAATGCTTTTTTACGGCCCATTGTGCTTCTCCTGACTCTACCACTCAATATTCTGACCCTGGGGCTTTTCACCCTGGTGGTCAATGGAATCATGGTGTTGCTGGCCGGAGATGTAGTCCGGGGTTTTGAAGTGCATGGTTTCTTTTCGGCAGTGTTCGCGGCCCTGATCATGGGTTGTGTCAGTTTTCTCCTCAACCTCTTCATCAGTGACAGCGGCCGGATCGAAAATGTGATGATTGTTACTGATGAGCATCGTTTCTGAAGACTGTGTTGTCACCGGCAATTTAATCAGGATATTTTCGTTTTATCGCTGAGACCACGATCATAATCAGGATTTTTACTTATGCCTAAAAGACTTTTTCGCCTCAAGCCTCCGGAGCCGGAGATGGAGGTCAATAAACCCCGGGAGCAGTCCCCGTGGAAGAATCCGTGGAATTTTTCTCTCCTCTATTTTGTTCTGATGTTTGCCTTTTTCTATTTTTTCCAGGCATCCATGGACGTACAGCGTCAGACTATTCCCTACAGCCAGTTCCAGGAGTACCTGCGCAATAACCAGGTGACTGAATGTGTTGTCAGTGAGAAAAAGATTACCGGTACCCTGAAAATCCAGGATGATCAGGGACGGCCGAAATTATTCTCCACCGTATTGCTCAAGGATAATGACCTGGTGGATCAGCTTAATAAACACGGGGTTAAATATTCGGTTCGTTATGATGATAATTGGCTGAATAGATTGATCTTTGGCTGGATTTTACCGATGTTGTTTATTTTCGCCATCTGGGGGTTTTTGTCCCGGCGGATGGGCAGCATGGGTGGCAACTTTCTGAA
This sequence is a window from Pseudomonadota bacterium. Protein-coding genes within it:
- a CDS encoding phage holin family protein, with protein sequence MTDPLHGNRVRGFIIRWVVNALALLVAAWILKGIVIGSYLSLFVAAFVIGLLNAFLRPIVLLLTLPLNILTLGLFTLVVNGIMVLLAGDVVRGFEVHGFFSAVFAALIMGCVSFLLNLFISDSGRIENVMIVTDEHRF
- a CDS encoding type II toxin-antitoxin system PemK/MazF family toxin — its product is MKILNIKRYEIYYADLNPTIGSEIKKIRPVVIISQNEMNKYLETVVICPLTSKLHPQWRARFQLKCAGKPAEIAVDQIRTISKQRLRKKIDTLSNISAAQLRKLITDMYGE
- the selB gene encoding selenocysteine-specific translation elongation factor yields the protein EKKRGITIELGFAHLDLPDGQSLGIIDVPGHERFIKNMVAGVAGIDLVALVIAADEGVMPQTREHLDICRLLGVRQGLVIMTKMDMVDDEWRELVMDDIRKYLHGTFLEELPIMPVSAVTGEGIEDLLQELMRLAAETAARPLAGPFRLPIDRAFVMKGFGSVVTGTTLSGSVNVGDQVELLPVGLASRVRGIQTYDSIRETAAAGERTAVNLQGLEKSQIVRGEILVHPGTVQTTSMIDMYYSHLPGASNPLKPRSKMMVHAGSAAIMATVVVLSGEGINPGESDYVQIRLDSPTVVMYGDRLVLRSFAWQETMGGGQVLDPHPRKHRLKEFPGLLPSLEILRQGDILPVIEVLIDNHGLQGLNAREIAGMVSLSNKRLRQVLDELSATGKVVRYDVERRAYISGKRFRELQDKLLELVAAYHQQFPVKLGIFKEELKSRLQLKSLLFANVLQRTIKDQRLVLEKDIIRFPDHQIRLEADEKALKGNVLRIYRQAGLQFPDFRDLISELKVTEAEVRTMVRLLEKEGELIRVREGIYIPSGDYEQLKKKVISYLESHGELTTLKFKEMVGLTRKYIIPLIECLDMYKVTQRQGDIRVLLK
- a CDS encoding AbrB/MazE/SpoVT family DNA-binding domain-containing protein, producing MENQLRTRDVKLIPIGNSKGVRIPKMLLQKYGFSNHLLLEETERGLLLRSKKERKLSWEDTFKAMADEKEDWVDFDPTLLDGLEDEDFEY